A genome region from Micromonospora peucetia includes the following:
- a CDS encoding alpha/beta hydrolase → MVDSAPPQATDATADPATTNRPTSTEGTPARTAVLVPGGRNGPHAPLLMFSADAAEARGAQIRPISWTRREAPVELPPGEREAWVVSQVEPVLDDLGGAQSGSSPLLIGKSLGSHAAVLAMRRMLPAVWLTPLLTVEPVVAALRQATAPCLLIGGTADPLWDGPLARQLSPYVLEIQGANHGMYVPGPLALSASVLGQVATAVEEFLDGVVWP, encoded by the coding sequence ATGGTCGACTCGGCACCGCCGCAGGCAACGGATGCGACGGCGGACCCGGCGACCACGAACCGGCCGACCTCCACCGAGGGGACACCCGCGCGCACCGCCGTGCTCGTACCCGGCGGGCGCAACGGCCCGCACGCGCCGCTGCTGATGTTCTCAGCGGACGCGGCAGAAGCCCGCGGCGCCCAGATCCGACCGATCTCCTGGACCCGCCGGGAAGCTCCTGTCGAGCTGCCCCCGGGTGAGCGGGAGGCCTGGGTGGTTTCTCAGGTCGAACCCGTCCTCGACGACCTCGGCGGCGCGCAGTCCGGCAGTTCGCCCCTGTTGATCGGCAAGTCACTGGGTAGTCACGCCGCGGTGCTGGCGATGCGGCGAATGCTGCCGGCGGTCTGGCTCACTCCGCTGCTCACCGTCGAGCCGGTGGTGGCGGCGCTGCGCCAGGCGACCGCGCCATGCCTGCTCATCGGCGGTACCGCCGACCCGCTCTGGGACGGCCCGCTCGCACGTCAGCTCTCTCCGTACGTGCTGGAGATCCAGGGAGCCAACCACGGCATGTACGTGCCCGGGCCGCTGGCCCTCTCCGCTTCGGTGCTCGGCCAGGTCGCCACGGCCGTCGAGGAGTTCCTCGACGGCGTGGTCTGGCCCTAG